Proteins encoded in a region of the Phycisphaerae bacterium genome:
- a CDS encoding CPBP family intramembrane metalloprotease produces the protein MARPVGLPGVMTGGAVLAMEYAVGPLAPSPEPRAWYPRMSVLRAIVELLLLLPALVAGAFGGYLVGVMIQPGDARWPLMATNLGMGVVGLVAVVIMLLVARQGGGSIGWTTRRLGHNVLIALGALLGFYVVLYSGILAAYMVSPRLLDGAPAAQKAIEQALPPLPMAQVVVLMIATVLWEEVVFRGFLLTRMRAIFRSWWLAVPISSFLFAAAHYYEGMLAMVVIGFLAVLMSILFVWRRSLVPCLVLHWLHNIGAILLLKSVSTTWR, from the coding sequence ATGGCCCGACCGGTTGGGCTGCCGGGGGTGATGACGGGTGGCGCGGTTCTGGCGATGGAATACGCCGTCGGGCCGCTGGCGCCGTCTCCGGAACCGCGGGCGTGGTATCCGCGGATGTCCGTGCTGAGGGCCATCGTGGAACTCCTGCTGCTGTTGCCGGCCCTGGTGGCAGGGGCGTTTGGCGGGTATCTGGTGGGGGTGATGATCCAGCCTGGTGACGCCCGGTGGCCGTTAATGGCCACCAATCTGGGCATGGGGGTGGTCGGTCTGGTCGCAGTGGTGATCATGCTTCTGGTGGCCCGGCAGGGTGGTGGCTCCATTGGCTGGACGACTCGGCGGCTGGGGCACAACGTGCTGATTGCCCTGGGTGCGCTGCTTGGCTTCTATGTGGTGTTGTATTCGGGGATCCTGGCCGCGTACATGGTGTCGCCGAGATTACTGGACGGTGCGCCTGCCGCCCAGAAGGCCATTGAGCAGGCATTGCCGCCCCTTCCGATGGCCCAGGTGGTTGTGCTGATGATTGCGACCGTCCTCTGGGAGGAGGTTGTTTTTCGTGGTTTTCTGCTCACCCGGATGCGGGCCATTTTCAGGAGCTGGTGGTTGGCGGTTCCGATCAGCTCGTTTCTGTTCGCGGCGGCCCACTACTACGAGGGCATGCTGGCCATGGTGGTGATTGGGTTTCTGGCTGTGTTGATGTCCATCCTGTTTGTCTGGCGGCGCAGCCTGGTGCCCTGTCTGGTGCTTCATTGGCTGCACAATATTGGCGCGATTCTCCTGCTCAAGTCGGTTTCCACCACCTGGCGTTGA